The window TCAGGTGCTGCTGTGGCTAAAGTGACGGAACAAGTATCCAATCCAACTTCATCTGCTCAAACTAAGCCTGTGAGAATTGCTAACCCCTTGAGAAAGATCCGAGAGGGTGTCCGAATAATAGATCAGGTAAATCAAATCAGGTTGCAAGAGCAACGTAGGCAGGAAACTGAGCGAAGACAGCGAGAACAGGAAGCTGCTCAGCGAGAAGCAGCAGAACGGGAGCGAAAATATTTTGAAAGTCTTTCTCCAGAACAGCAACAAGCTTACTTGGCAGAAAAGAGGGAGAGGCAAGCGCGATATGACCAATTTGCGATAGGCCTACTTGGGTTTGGATTAATGGGGATGTTTGGAGGATCATCAAGCCAAGAACCCGCAAAACCATCATACGAGTATGATGCTCCTAATTGCCGCTACGAATACATAGGAGGGGAACATGTGCGAATTTGTCCGTAGGAAGTAGCCTCGTAGGTTGGGTTAAAGCATGAAATCCAACACATAAGACGCGATCGAGCCAATTGATGTTGGATTTTGCCTGATTCAATCAATGACAAATAACAAGCTCAAATCTACAGTCCCGTAGCGGCTGCGGTTGAGCTTTGTCGTTAGCTAGCTAAGTTTCAAAGGAAATAGTAGAAGAGTTACTCAAACAAGCTGTAGAAAAAATTGATCCTTCAAAAGTAAGCTCTAACCTCTCTGAAAACATTAAGTTCTTGCAAAACAGAGGAATGATTCCAGAAAGTCTGGTTGAACCGCTAGATAAAATTAGGACAGCTAGGAACAGTTTTATCCACCCAACTCCAAAGACGCCTAATGCGAGTCACCTGAGAGATCTAAAAGCAGTCAAAGACGAGGTTGAAACGATTTTTAAGAAGTAGACAAAGTTTCTATTACTAACGTTGCCTCATGGTACAAAAGTTACTCCTCGCAAAGTTGCTTATGACAAAAAAAATCGACATTGGCTTCTGATTAGCGATGCTGTTCATTCACGGGGTTGGGTTTTCATACCTTATGTATCATGTTCCTTTGATTGAGAATTAATGCAGTCTGTAGGGCTAAATTTATTCAACTTTCTCCAACGGCGGAAAATTCATGAATCTGAAAGCGATACTATTAGCTACAATCATCGGTCTATCTGTACCTGCGATCGCAGATATTGCTCTTGACACTCACGCTGTTGCCCAAATCTATGCCAATGAAGGCACGTATACTGATAGCGAATGGCAAGTGACTATTGGCTACGATGGAAATGCCTTGAGCTACTACGGGGAAAATCTGAGAACAGGCGATAGCATAAGGCTAAGAGGGGCAAAAGTTTCAGGCAATAGCCAGCGTCGTATTTATACCTGGACTAATGGCAATATCCGCTATCAAGTTGCATGGAAACCTAGTGAGCCGCAAATCATTCGTCTCGAAGTGTTTGATGGGAGGGGAAGAAAAATACTAAATCGTCTTCTCTATAATGGCTAAGAATAGTACATAAGCACTAAGTGTGATGTGGTGCATTTAAATACAAAGAGAAATACTACATGATGAGAGTACTTCCGCTTTTTGCCTCGGTAGCGATGGTTGCTTTCAGTGGTAGCTCCGCTGTGGGGGCTACCCTAGTTGGGTCAGAACTGAACCTTCGTGTTGAGATACAACGCACTCCAACCAGTGAACTCCTCGTTAATTCCTTTCCTGCATCTGCAATTGTGAGCGAATCGGCAGTGGAGTTTCCAAACGCGCAGAGCTTAGGTTCAGTTCCAGGATTCTCCCTTGTAAATGTTGCGATCAATGCTGGCGCAGATTACCTGGCAATAGATTTCGATAATGCAGGAATTGGTACATTTGCCAACACATTTAAGAACAGCTACGTATTCGCATTCTCTGCACCCGTTGCCTTGCAAATTACTGATGTGTTGATTGACCCAAGCACCACGTTGGATTTAACATCCGATCGCGTTACTTTTGACGGAAATGAACTGTCCGTAAACGTCCAGGGGCTTCGCTTTAATTCCAATTCATTTGCCCGTCTTAACCTGAGTACTGTTGCTGCTTCTGAACCATCTGAACCAGATGTTAGTGTGCCTGATTCAGGTGCAGTAGCCGTTCCCGAACCTACCTCTGTCCTCTCGCTGGGCATCGTGGCATTGGCTGGAATTATTCTCAAACGGCGTACCAATCGTAAAGCTCTTCAATAGATGTGACGCGCCAGCAGCATAATAAATTGATGGAGCGGACGTAACAAATATCTTGGTGAGAAGATGAGGGGAAAACAAGCGCGCCCTTCACTTTTTTACTGATAGGCGATCACCCTCTTTGTAGCGTTCTAAAGATGCCCTAGCTTTTCTTGCAGCCGAGGCGATGACGGAAGAGGCATTTTAGTCCACTTAAGTGGACTTCATCTATGAGCCAAGAGTTTAAACTCTTGGCGGGTTATGTTGCTCCGTAGAGAATGGTGCAAGCTCTCAGATAAGTTACTCTCTCAGTTGTAGCGTTATAAGCTAATACGGCTTCATCTCCTTACCAGAGAATTAAAAATTAAACCACGCGATCGCTACGAATACACTCCCGATACCAATCAAAACTAGCCTTAGGAATTCGTTTTTGGGTTTCATAATCAATATAAGTAATCCCAAAGCGGCGATCGTACCCCCACGCCCACTCAAAGTTATCCATCAAACTCCAAACAAAATAACCCTTAAGCGGATACCCCTCACTTACCGCTCGATGTGCCGCCTTTAAGTGCTGCCGCAAGTACATAATTCGATCCGTATCAATGACTTCACCATTGACATTTAACTCATCTTGTGCAGCGCAGCCACTCTCAGTAATCAAGATGGGTAAATCCTCACACCCCAGTGTCTCACTAACATGACGGATGCCCCAATAAATCGACTCTGGCACGATATTCAGCCAAGGCATGTGCATCCGAGGATAGCCCTGGGGTAAGTCGAGGAACTCGTAACCCACTTTGTTGTCAGCCGCCCGGACATAAGTGCCTGTGTATATATTTAAACCTAGGCAATCTAAGGGCTGATGAATGGTTTCTAAATCCCCCTCGCGGATATCCGGCGCATGGCTGCCCAACTGTTCGATTAAAGCCGGACTATAAGCGCCAGTGAGGACAGGAAAAATGATGCCGCCATTTTGTCCACAGGTATGGAATGCCTGCTTTGCCGCTTCGATATGACGGGGTGACTCGTTGATGGGAACCGTTACAGAAATATTGTCTACCAAGGCGATCAAACAAGGCACTGGTGAGACAGCGCGAATCGCTTTACACCCTAAACCATGAGCCAGTAAGGCGTGGTGAGACGTTTGCCAGATTTGTTTGAGCGAATTAACCTGTGTTCCGGGAGCATGAGGGGGTTCCTTGCCCACAGCATAACCCAAGTGAGTAAAGCACATGATTTCATTGATCGTCATCCAGTGCTGGATGCGATCGCCCAACCGACTCACCACCGCCGTCACATAGTCTGCATAGTCAAA of the Allocoleopsis franciscana PCC 7113 genome contains:
- a CDS encoding DUF4145 domain-containing protein; translated protein: MVEELLKQAVEKIDPSKVSSNLSENIKFLQNRGMIPESLVEPLDKIRTARNSFIHPTPKTPNASHLRDLKAVKDEVETIFKK
- a CDS encoding PEP-CTERM sorting domain-containing protein (PEP-CTERM proteins occur, often in large numbers, in the proteomes of bacteria that also encode an exosortase, a predicted intramembrane cysteine proteinase. The presence of a PEP-CTERM domain at a protein's C-terminus predicts cleavage within the sorting domain, followed by covalent anchoring to some some component of the (usually Gram-negative) cell surface. Many PEP-CTERM proteins exhibit an unusual sequence composition that includes large numbers of potential glycosylation sites. Expression of one such protein has been shown restore the ability of a bacterium to form floc, a type of biofilm.), producing MMRVLPLFASVAMVAFSGSSAVGATLVGSELNLRVEIQRTPTSELLVNSFPASAIVSESAVEFPNAQSLGSVPGFSLVNVAINAGADYLAIDFDNAGIGTFANTFKNSYVFAFSAPVALQITDVLIDPSTTLDLTSDRVTFDGNELSVNVQGLRFNSNSFARLNLSTVAASEPSEPDVSVPDSGAVAVPEPTSVLSLGIVALAGIILKRRTNRKALQ
- a CDS encoding GH1 family beta-glucosidase — translated: MTSYQFPEGFLWGAATASYQIEGAAEAGGRKPSVWDTFSATPGRVLNGDTGAVACEHYYRYEDDVQLMVQLGIKHYRFSIAWPRIIPDGRGAVNEEGVDFYKRLVDCLLAHGITPHATLFHWDSPQALEDLYGSWQSREMAFDYADYVTAVVSRLGDRIQHWMTINEIMCFTHLGYAVGKEPPHAPGTQVNSLKQIWQTSHHALLAHGLGCKAIRAVSPVPCLIALVDNISVTVPINESPRHIEAAKQAFHTCGQNGGIIFPVLTGAYSPALIEQLGSHAPDIREGDLETIHQPLDCLGLNIYTGTYVRAADNKVGYEFLDLPQGYPRMHMPWLNIVPESIYWGIRHVSETLGCEDLPILITESGCAAQDELNVNGEVIDTDRIMYLRQHLKAAHRAVSEGYPLKGYFVWSLMDNFEWAWGYDRRFGITYIDYETQKRIPKASFDWYRECIRSDRVV